A genomic segment from Lentimicrobium sp. L6 encodes:
- the gmd gene encoding GDP-mannose 4,6-dehydratase yields MKKKAFITGVTGQDGAYLAQFLLEKGYDVAGGYRRLSNINFSRLDKLNITNDIKLVETDLQDTSNLVRVIQEEQPDEVYNLAAQSFVAHSFKNPILTGNVTGIGVTNILEAIRIINTDIKFYQASTSELFGNAKESPQNENTPFFPRSPYGVSKQYGHYATINYRESYDIFAVAGILFNHESPLRGLEFVTRKITNAVARIHLGKQDYFEIGNLDVKRDWGYAKEYVEAMWLMLQTEKPENYVLATGENHSVREWIIRCFELLGRKIVWQGEGENEVGKDANTGKILVKVNPEFYRPAEIYNLVGDYSKAKKELGWEPVVKYQKLVEIMLKADIDKESK; encoded by the coding sequence ATGAAGAAAAAAGCATTTATAACTGGAGTTACAGGTCAAGATGGTGCATATTTAGCCCAATTTCTATTAGAAAAGGGATATGATGTAGCTGGTGGATATAGAAGGCTGAGTAATATTAATTTTTCTCGACTCGATAAATTAAACATTACAAACGATATTAAACTAGTTGAGACCGACTTACAAGATACTAGCAATTTAGTAAGAGTTATTCAAGAAGAACAACCAGATGAGGTATATAATTTAGCAGCTCAAAGTTTTGTTGCGCATTCTTTTAAAAACCCTATTTTAACAGGAAATGTTACTGGAATAGGTGTTACAAATATTTTAGAAGCTATTAGAATTATCAATACTGATATAAAATTCTATCAAGCATCAACTTCTGAATTATTTGGGAATGCAAAAGAATCTCCACAAAATGAAAACACTCCATTTTTCCCCCGAAGCCCATATGGAGTATCAAAACAATATGGCCATTATGCCACTATAAACTACCGAGAATCATATGATATTTTTGCTGTGGCGGGAATATTATTCAATCATGAATCTCCTTTAAGAGGCTTAGAGTTTGTGACAAGAAAAATCACCAATGCTGTTGCTCGTATTCATTTGGGGAAACAAGACTATTTTGAAATTGGTAACCTTGATGTAAAAAGAGACTGGGGTTATGCCAAAGAATACGTGGAAGCTATGTGGCTAATGCTGCAAACAGAAAAACCCGAAAATTATGTATTGGCTACAGGAGAAAACCATTCTGTTAGAGAATGGATAATTAGGTGTTTTGAACTCTTAGGTAGAAAAATAGTTTGGCAAGGAGAAGGTGAAAACGAAGTGGGAAAGGATGCTAACACAGGGAAAATACTTGTAAAGGTAAACCCTGAATTTTATAGACCTGCTGAAATATACAATCTAGTTGGAGATTATTCTAAGGCAAAAAAAGAATTGGGTTGGGAGCCTGTAGTCAAGTATCAAAAACTGGTAGAAATAATGTTAAAAGCCGATATCGATAAAGAAAGTAAATAG
- a CDS encoding glycosyltransferase family 4 protein encodes MKILFVLEYYYPNIGGVEKLFKELCESLAKEGHDIQVVTSRFDKNLAIDEMLNGVKITRLNLSNRFLFTFFSIFRILAIAKSYDIIHTTSYNAAFPAWLVAKIQRKKSIITFHEVWGDLWNELPYLSALQKKLFSFYEWFILQLKFNHYIAVSEFTKGELVKANISPEKIIRIYNGICPEHYQQKEKIEPNDFTFTYFGRLGVSKGLDLMIPSAQKFLHNHPEAKFKLIIPKTPKAFYLKILHVLKDIGSQLSLYHHLSFEELKKEVSASSCVLIPSYSEGFCFAAVEANMLNVPVITSAKGALKETVSTRFIEMRSHNEQGLLEALELAYQKKYTYKDRRLFLLENSVQEYLEFYERLM; translated from the coding sequence ATGAAGATACTATTTGTCCTTGAGTATTATTATCCCAATATTGGTGGAGTGGAAAAGCTTTTTAAGGAGCTTTGTGAAAGCTTGGCCAAAGAGGGTCATGATATTCAAGTGGTCACCTCTCGATTTGATAAGAATCTTGCTATTGACGAAATGCTAAATGGCGTTAAGATCACAAGGCTTAACCTGTCGAATCGTTTCCTGTTCACTTTTTTTAGTATTTTTAGAATTCTAGCCATTGCTAAGTCCTATGATATCATTCATACTACTTCATATAATGCCGCTTTCCCAGCTTGGTTGGTAGCCAAAATCCAGAGAAAGAAGTCCATTATTACTTTTCATGAAGTATGGGGAGACCTTTGGAATGAATTACCCTACTTAAGTGCTTTGCAAAAGAAACTCTTTTCCTTTTATGAATGGTTTATTCTGCAATTGAAATTCAATCATTATATTGCTGTTTCTGAATTTACAAAAGGTGAATTGGTCAAAGCAAATATATCTCCAGAAAAAATCATAAGGATTTATAATGGAATATGTCCAGAACATTATCAACAGAAAGAGAAGATTGAACCCAATGATTTTACTTTTACCTACTTTGGTCGACTGGGCGTATCTAAAGGATTAGATTTAATGATTCCATCAGCTCAGAAATTTCTTCATAACCATCCAGAAGCTAAATTCAAACTCATTATACCTAAGACACCAAAAGCATTTTATCTTAAGATTCTCCATGTGCTTAAAGATATAGGTTCTCAGCTATCTCTATATCATCATTTAAGTTTTGAGGAGCTTAAAAAGGAAGTTTCTGCTTCCAGTTGTGTATTGATTCCTTCCTATAGTGAAGGTTTTTGTTTTGCTGCAGTGGAGGCTAATATGCTTAATGTACCGGTAATTACTTCAGCAAAAGGAGCTTTAAAGGAGACCGTAAGTACAAGGTTTATTGAGATGAGGAGTCATAACGAGCAAGGTTTGTTAGAGGCTTTAGAACTAGCTTATCAGAAGAAATATACTTATAAAGATCGACGTCTGTTTTTATTGGAAAATAGTGTGCAAGAATATCTTGAGTTTTATGAGAGATTAATGTAG
- a CDS encoding glycosyltransferase, protein METYKVGGLKAVLSKSRFIILHLKESAIAYSNHKQATSYIYKQYIETETSKNLMENYLDSFSNKPLISVLMPTYNPKEEWLIEAIDSIRNQSYSNWELCIADDASTNENIISLLKKYQEEDVKINVVFRKENGHISEASNSALEIVKGEYVALLDHDDILASDALFWVVKEINDKPGVKIIYSDEDKMDEKSKYSDPYFKCDWNYSLFLSQNLVSHLGVYDTRIMKEIGGFRKGFEGSQDYDLALRFIEKIEASQIAHIPRVLYHWRLHKDSTASGIDEKPYALTSAKAALEEHIGRMKLHASVEILKNQMYRVKYHLPETSILVSIIIPTKNNFKYLRKCIPSILEKTAHVDFEILIVDNGSTDTNALKYLEEIKQYKEIKIIIDNSEFNYSAINNRAVVQSRGTYICFLNDDTEIISSNWLAEMLSIAIQDKVGAVGAKLYYSNETIQHGGVILGPGGLAVHSHKGVYRANGGYFNRAALMQEFSAVTAACMLLSKRLFKEIGGFNEKDLVVAFNDVDLCLRIREMGHRIVWTPFAELYHHESVSRGEDLEGERKERFDKEIAYMQNKWRNWIEKDPAYSPNLTLGSEDFSIVWPSRREELEEIQEQKNPNTE, encoded by the coding sequence ATGGAAACCTATAAAGTCGGCGGCTTAAAAGCAGTATTGTCCAAGTCTAGATTTATAATACTCCATTTGAAAGAGAGTGCTATTGCTTATTCCAATCATAAACAGGCTACATCTTATATTTATAAGCAATATATAGAAACTGAAACTAGCAAGAACCTTATGGAAAACTACCTTGATAGTTTTTCCAATAAGCCTTTGATTTCTGTTTTAATGCCCACATATAATCCTAAAGAAGAATGGTTGATTGAAGCCATTGATTCCATTAGAAATCAAAGCTATTCTAATTGGGAATTGTGTATAGCTGATGATGCTTCAACTAATGAAAATATTATTTCCTTATTAAAAAAGTACCAAGAGGAGGATGTGAAAATTAATGTGGTTTTTCGTAAGGAAAATGGGCATATATCTGAAGCTTCGAATAGTGCTTTAGAAATTGTGAAGGGAGAATATGTAGCTTTGTTAGACCATGATGATATTTTAGCTTCAGATGCTTTATTCTGGGTGGTAAAAGAAATAAATGATAAACCTGGTGTTAAAATAATCTATTCTGATGAAGACAAGATGGATGAAAAAAGCAAATATTCCGATCCATATTTTAAATGTGATTGGAATTATAGTCTATTCTTATCCCAAAATTTAGTCAGTCATTTAGGTGTATATGATACTAGAATCATGAAAGAAATTGGAGGCTTCAGAAAGGGATTCGAAGGTTCTCAGGATTATGATTTGGCGCTTCGATTTATTGAGAAAATTGAGGCTTCTCAAATTGCTCATATACCAAGGGTGTTATACCATTGGCGCCTTCATAAAGACAGCACTGCATCGGGAATTGATGAGAAACCATATGCCCTTACCTCAGCCAAAGCAGCTCTTGAGGAGCATATCGGAAGAATGAAGTTGCATGCTTCGGTAGAGATTCTCAAAAACCAAATGTATAGAGTCAAATATCATTTGCCTGAAACATCAATATTGGTGAGTATCATTATCCCAACCAAGAATAATTTTAAGTATTTGAGAAAATGTATCCCCAGTATTCTGGAAAAAACAGCTCATGTGGATTTTGAGATATTAATTGTTGACAACGGTTCTACTGATACTAATGCGCTTAAGTATCTGGAAGAGATTAAACAATACAAGGAAATCAAAATTATAATAGATAATAGTGAGTTTAATTATTCCGCTATTAATAATAGAGCGGTTGTGCAGAGTAGAGGAACTTATATATGTTTCCTTAATGATGATACAGAGATTATTTCTTCAAATTGGTTGGCCGAGATGTTGAGTATTGCCATTCAAGATAAAGTAGGAGCTGTTGGTGCTAAACTTTATTATTCTAATGAAACTATTCAGCATGGGGGAGTTATTTTGGGTCCTGGTGGTTTAGCCGTCCATTCCCACAAAGGGGTGTATAGAGCCAATGGAGGCTATTTTAACAGAGCTGCCTTAATGCAAGAGTTTTCTGCTGTTACTGCGGCTTGCATGCTTTTGTCTAAAAGGCTCTTTAAGGAAATTGGAGGATTTAACGAGAAGGACTTAGTGGTTGCTTTTAATGATGTAGATTTGTGCTTGAGAATACGAGAAATGGGTCATAGAATTGTTTGGACTCCTTTTGCTGAATTATATCATCACGAAAGTGTATCGAGAGGTGAAGATCTAGAAGGGGAGAGAAAAGAACGTTTTGACAAGGAGATAGCTTATATGCAGAATAAATGGAGAAATTGGATTGAAAAAGATCCTGCATATTCACCAAACCTTACTCTAGGTTCTGAGGATTTCTCAATTGTTTGGCCTTCAAGGAGAGAAGAGCTGGAGGAAATTCAAGAACAAAAAAATCCTAATACTGAATAA
- a CDS encoding tetratricopeptide repeat protein, with translation MSKRKKRASNIDFFKKHITPLMISIIAVLGFLIYSNTYHATFHFDDFFFIKNNDTIKKLSTFLSLDYWSNIYQRPLSSFTFAINYWLHDFSLFGYHFVNIVMHILTSISVYFLSILLLQNTKQFSNQNQSISRAIALFTALLFLSHPIQTQSVNYIVQRMTLMAGLFFILACISYFKARIHYFHGGIKKSWPYYLLTLILFYASSFSKQNGFVLPLLLLLMEIVFIRKPNGEMAKKTIYSLSALYTIIGLVVLTIDILPQETNDITRFEYLATQTKVVFNYIYLLILPINQNFDPYIIVSNSFLGTYELIATIGHLGIMTLGILVFKKNKLITFGIFWFYITLLVESSIIPIRDVMFEHRLYLPSFGYYFIFTTLLFPLSLQKTSKTNTILIFSTIILIFSMMSYNRNKVWQNEFSLWYDVTTNPPVKSRPYRYLGVEYIRMQKYNEALNALDEALKRDPSRWQEHNNKSTIYQIKKNYPAAIKELNICIDIEPNKEEFYIDRASLYLKINKSDECKSDLQRAVSINPKNVKAHFNLAVYYLNKEKYRKAFKHLSKVIALDPNHIDAYNNRGIAMLNLEKNTKAISDFSKVIELDPSRVSAYKNRAKAYFILEQYGKASKDYSSLIFIDRKDGNAYMNRATCYIKLKDFKSAFLDLQNAKKHGQQISTKLYNEVEAYSKQQK, from the coding sequence ATGTCAAAAAGAAAAAAGCGAGCATCGAATATAGATTTTTTCAAAAAACACATTACACCATTAATGATTTCCATTATTGCTGTTTTAGGTTTTCTCATATATTCCAACACTTATCATGCTACGTTTCATTTCGACGACTTCTTTTTTATAAAAAATAATGATACCATTAAGAAACTATCTACCTTTTTAAGTTTAGATTATTGGTCAAACATCTATCAAAGGCCTCTTTCATCCTTTACTTTTGCCATAAATTATTGGCTCCATGACTTTTCCCTCTTTGGCTATCATTTCGTAAATATAGTAATGCATATATTAACTTCTATTTCAGTATATTTTCTTAGCATACTTCTTCTTCAAAATACAAAACAGTTTTCCAATCAAAACCAATCTATATCAAGGGCTATCGCTCTGTTTACCGCTCTTCTTTTCCTGAGCCATCCTATTCAAACACAGAGTGTCAATTACATTGTACAGAGAATGACTTTGATGGCTGGTCTGTTTTTCATTTTGGCATGCATCAGTTATTTCAAAGCCAGAATCCATTATTTCCACGGTGGAATTAAAAAGAGTTGGCCATACTATTTACTAACACTCATACTCTTTTATGCTTCTAGTTTTTCAAAGCAAAATGGTTTTGTTCTTCCTCTCTTATTATTATTAATGGAAATTGTTTTCATTAGAAAGCCCAACGGAGAGATGGCAAAAAAAACTATTTATAGTCTATCAGCACTCTATACCATTATTGGACTTGTAGTTTTAACTATAGATATTCTACCACAAGAAACCAATGATATTACAAGGTTTGAATATTTGGCCACACAAACCAAGGTGGTTTTTAATTACATCTACCTATTAATTCTACCTATCAATCAAAATTTCGACCCCTATATCATCGTTTCAAATAGTTTCTTGGGAACTTACGAATTAATTGCTACTATAGGACATTTAGGAATTATGACTTTAGGAATTCTTGTTTTCAAGAAAAACAAGCTCATCACTTTTGGTATATTTTGGTTTTACATTACACTTTTGGTGGAATCTTCTATTATTCCCATTAGGGATGTAATGTTTGAACACAGACTTTATCTACCTTCTTTTGGATATTATTTTATTTTCACCACCTTATTATTTCCATTATCTCTTCAGAAAACCTCTAAAACTAATACCATTTTAATATTTTCAACCATCATCTTAATCTTTAGTATGATGAGCTACAATAGGAACAAGGTTTGGCAAAACGAATTTTCTTTATGGTATGATGTCACAACCAATCCTCCCGTTAAGTCGAGGCCCTATAGATATTTGGGAGTAGAATACATTAGAATGCAAAAATATAATGAAGCTTTAAACGCACTTGATGAAGCTCTAAAAAGAGATCCAAGTCGTTGGCAAGAACACAATAATAAATCTACTATTTACCAAATCAAGAAAAACTACCCTGCTGCCATTAAGGAGTTGAATATTTGTATAGATATTGAACCCAATAAGGAAGAATTTTACATTGATCGTGCTTCATTATATCTTAAAATTAACAAATCAGACGAGTGTAAATCTGATTTACAGAGAGCAGTGTCAATCAACCCTAAAAATGTAAAAGCCCATTTTAATCTGGCCGTCTATTATCTGAATAAAGAAAAATACAGGAAAGCCTTTAAACATTTAAGTAAAGTGATAGCCCTTGACCCAAATCATATTGACGCTTATAACAATAGAGGAATCGCCATGCTAAATCTAGAAAAAAACACAAAAGCTATTTCTGATTTTTCAAAAGTAATTGAATTAGACCCTAGTAGAGTAAGTGCCTATAAAAACCGAGCAAAAGCTTACTTCATTCTTGAACAATATGGAAAAGCATCAAAGGATTACAGCAGTTTGATTTTCATTGACAGAAAAGATGGGAACGCATATATGAATAGAGCAACTTGTTATATTAAACTTAAAGACTTTAAATCGGCCTTTTTGGATCTTCAAAACGCAAAAAAACATGGTCAACAAATTTCGACAAAACTATATAACGAGGTAGAAGCATACAGTAAACAACAAAAATAA
- a CDS encoding DUF2304 domain-containing protein, with protein sequence MDKIQIITITGSIALIIFIISLIRNRKLKEEYSLLWLFFSFLFLALSIWKDALDWFAAKIGISYAPAALFLILIMSIFIMMIEFSLIISKQSEWIKQSAQDIGLMKSEIEKLEVKQKKLEEELNKKPRA encoded by the coding sequence ATGGATAAAATTCAAATCATTACAATAACAGGAAGTATTGCTTTAATTATTTTCATCATTTCGTTAATCAGAAATAGAAAACTCAAAGAAGAATATTCATTATTATGGTTGTTCTTTTCCTTTCTATTTTTAGCATTATCCATTTGGAAAGATGCATTGGATTGGTTTGCTGCAAAAATTGGAATATCTTATGCTCCTGCTGCACTATTCCTAATTTTGATCATGAGTATTTTTATTATGATGATAGAATTCTCTTTAATTATTTCGAAACAAAGCGAATGGATAAAGCAATCGGCACAAGATATTGGATTGATGAAGTCAGAAATTGAAAAACTGGAAGTAAAACAAAAAAAACTTGAAGAAGAGTTGAATAAAAAACCTAGAGCTTAA
- a CDS encoding glycosyltransferase family 1 protein — MHIVFICDPIDKQTAGIFQYTLQVARHIYKHNTKYRITFVTIHSKFIDGDIPAVTFPNFIRFLSNDPIRQFITLPRYLNKLNPDVVVEPAHFGPFNLKKRIKRITIIHDLTPILFPHYHPFLSRFLQKLFLPGILKRADLIITNSRHTTRDVNRYCENSKRKTKTILLGKETFFKPSQNQDVLQKYKIDAPYILNVGTLEPRKNLLTLLEAYAIYRKSKSSNNKLVIIGGGGWMNEKFDKAIANHANKRDIICTGFVEREEMPALYSQSRAFVYPSLYEGFGLPLLEAMSCGAACIAANNSSLPEVGGRGALYFNSLNANDLAERMSLINNDESKREELIQLGIIQAAKFSWDRYAEDFLLAIEKLEGVNP, encoded by the coding sequence ATGCATATTGTATTTATTTGTGATCCTATCGATAAGCAAACTGCTGGAATATTTCAGTATACCCTGCAGGTTGCACGTCATATTTATAAACACAATACAAAATATAGGATTACTTTTGTAACCATACATTCTAAGTTTATTGATGGAGATATTCCGGCAGTTACCTTCCCAAATTTCATTAGGTTCTTGTCCAACGATCCCATTCGCCAGTTTATCACCTTACCTCGATATTTAAACAAGCTAAATCCTGATGTGGTTGTTGAACCAGCTCATTTTGGCCCGTTTAACCTAAAGAAACGAATAAAAAGAATCACAATTATTCATGATTTGACACCCATTCTATTTCCACATTATCACCCTTTCTTGAGCAGATTCCTCCAGAAATTATTTCTTCCAGGTATTTTAAAAAGAGCAGATTTAATTATAACCAATTCAAGGCATACTACTAGAGATGTAAACCGATATTGCGAGAATAGCAAAAGGAAAACCAAGACAATATTATTGGGTAAAGAGACTTTTTTCAAACCTTCACAAAACCAAGACGTTTTACAAAAGTACAAAATCGATGCTCCCTATATTCTAAATGTTGGGACTCTAGAGCCACGAAAAAATTTGTTGACCTTACTAGAAGCTTATGCCATATATAGGAAAAGCAAATCTTCTAATAATAAATTAGTTATAATAGGCGGAGGAGGTTGGATGAATGAAAAGTTCGACAAAGCTATAGCCAATCACGCAAATAAAAGAGATATCATTTGTACAGGGTTTGTGGAACGAGAAGAAATGCCTGCCCTTTATTCGCAATCCAGAGCATTTGTTTATCCTAGCTTATATGAAGGTTTTGGTTTGCCATTATTAGAGGCTATGTCATGTGGAGCTGCATGTATTGCAGCAAATAATTCCAGCTTACCAGAAGTGGGAGGTAGAGGGGCTTTGTATTTTAACAGCTTAAATGCAAATGACTTGGCAGAAAGAATGAGCTTGATAAATAATGATGAATCAAAGCGAGAAGAATTAATTCAATTGGGAATCATACAGGCTGCGAAGTTTTCTTGGGATAGGTATGCTGAGGATTTTTTATTGGCCATAGAAAAATTAGAAGGAGTGAATCCATGA
- a CDS encoding glycosyltransferase gives MKIPIVILNWNSFLDTKECIESILPYHNGGFHIYLMDNNSKEEELSLLKNAFSNINIITSVFYEENLGFARAHNRMFKELITEGYPFIFVLNNDTFLPKDSLEKVKDYHLGTEVGMIAFKMQSYWDREKMDNAGHKMLSSGEIIPIGHEEPIEAYESLFENMGACAGATLYSVTMLQDIGVFDEYFETGYEDAELGLRAVVAGYKSIFNPEFIVFHKMGQSIKKVFNYNYTLKVQTNIFYTYLKLVHWQIIAIYFLPFILRFILITIVDIVFWRPKYLKVQYHALYIILFKDWKRVMKARKESEKLRRINWRKLLRKQEFFLKRDIQSFYKFIIKGQKSYFEK, from the coding sequence ATGAAAATTCCTATCGTCATATTAAACTGGAATAGTTTCTTAGATACAAAAGAATGTATTGAGTCCATTTTACCATATCATAATGGTGGGTTTCATATTTATTTGATGGATAATAATTCTAAAGAAGAGGAATTATCACTGTTGAAGAATGCGTTTTCTAATATTAATATCATTACAAGTGTTTTTTATGAGGAGAATCTTGGTTTTGCAAGAGCCCATAATCGAATGTTTAAAGAGCTGATAACAGAAGGTTACCCTTTTATCTTTGTTCTGAATAATGATACTTTTTTACCTAAAGATAGTTTGGAAAAGGTAAAGGATTATCATTTGGGTACTGAAGTCGGTATGATTGCATTTAAAATGCAGAGCTATTGGGATAGAGAAAAAATGGACAATGCTGGACATAAAATGCTCTCCAGTGGAGAGATTATTCCAATCGGTCATGAAGAACCTATTGAAGCTTATGAAAGTTTATTTGAAAATATGGGCGCTTGCGCTGGTGCCACTTTATATTCAGTAACAATGCTGCAAGATATTGGAGTTTTTGATGAGTATTTTGAGACCGGTTATGAGGATGCGGAACTAGGATTACGAGCAGTTGTTGCTGGTTATAAAAGTATTTTTAATCCAGAGTTTATAGTGTTCCATAAAATGGGACAATCCATAAAAAAAGTATTTAACTATAATTATACCCTCAAAGTACAAACCAATATTTTTTATACTTATCTGAAACTAGTTCATTGGCAGATTATAGCTATATATTTCCTTCCTTTTATATTGAGGTTTATTCTTATCACTATTGTTGATATTGTTTTTTGGCGGCCTAAGTATCTGAAAGTTCAATATCATGCCCTATATATTATCTTATTTAAAGATTGGAAACGTGTCATGAAGGCCAGAAAGGAATCGGAAAAGCTGAGGAGGATAAATTGGAGAAAACTGCTACGAAAACAAGAATTCTTTTTAAAACGAGATATTCAAAGTTTTTATAAATTTATCATCAAGGGACAAAAGTCATATTTCGAAAAATAA
- a CDS encoding DUF2142 domain-containing protein has protein sequence MTLQSLLNNISAQRIFLIASIIWGSIMVFLLPPFMVPDEPAHFYRSYQVSNLEFEAQVTDNRLGGEIPKGLIEFSQLIHETLLNGQKANQEFYQNALNIPLQKNKLVFVSFPNTSLYSPIAYLPQVIGISIGKIFDASPLVLLYLGRIFNLTFWIGIIYFALKIIPIYRWLFLLLALLPMSVNQAASLSADTFVNGLSFLFIAYIFRLAFDSEKYFKKKDYFSLLIIIILIAFAKNIYFFLLLLFYIIPRERFNSRREQNLFFIYLLIPTLITLAVNSLWVNHLLSLIHPIESFHGSAPEFPQINPAEQTKGILANIPGFILLVIKSFYHYFDMCSKSYIGILGWMNILLMNPFYIFAYVSIIVLAIFESSKDVVINIRQKTIMFLTFLGIIFIFSFTMYLSWCNVDDPMIGNLQGRYFIPIMPLFFFLLYNNRIRINHAIIKIGSIFFICASFTVSFFAILNFYYQY, from the coding sequence ATGACATTACAATCTCTACTAAATAACATATCAGCACAAAGGATATTTCTAATTGCTTCAATTATCTGGGGAAGTATCATGGTGTTTTTGCTCCCTCCATTTATGGTTCCTGATGAACCTGCACATTTCTACAGATCTTATCAAGTTTCAAATCTAGAGTTTGAAGCACAAGTAACTGACAACAGATTAGGAGGTGAAATACCCAAAGGTTTGATTGAATTTAGTCAATTAATACATGAAACATTATTAAATGGGCAAAAAGCTAATCAAGAATTTTATCAAAATGCATTAAATATACCTTTACAAAAAAATAAATTAGTATTCGTTTCTTTCCCAAACACCTCTCTTTATAGCCCTATTGCATATTTGCCACAAGTTATTGGGATTTCCATTGGCAAGATTTTCGATGCTTCTCCACTAGTTTTATTGTATTTAGGACGTATTTTCAATCTAACTTTCTGGATAGGGATTATTTATTTTGCTTTAAAAATTATCCCAATATATAGATGGCTATTTCTACTATTGGCTCTATTGCCTATGTCTGTTAACCAAGCAGCTTCACTGAGTGCTGATACTTTTGTGAATGGATTATCCTTTTTATTTATTGCCTATATTTTTCGATTAGCATTTGACTCTGAGAAATATTTTAAAAAAAAGGACTATTTTTCACTTTTAATCATCATTATACTCATAGCCTTTGCCAAAAATATATATTTTTTCTTGCTCCTTCTATTCTATATTATTCCCCGGGAGAGGTTCAATTCCAGAAGAGAACAAAACTTATTTTTCATTTACCTACTCATTCCGACGCTAATAACTCTAGCCGTCAATTCATTATGGGTCAACCATCTATTATCACTAATTCACCCTATTGAATCCTTCCATGGTTCTGCTCCTGAGTTTCCTCAAATAAATCCTGCTGAACAGACAAAAGGAATCCTTGCCAATATTCCAGGCTTTATACTTCTGGTTATCAAATCATTTTACCATTATTTCGACATGTGTTCAAAATCATATATTGGAATTTTAGGATGGATGAATATTTTGCTAATGAACCCATTTTATATATTCGCATATGTGTCGATAATTGTCTTGGCCATATTTGAATCATCAAAAGATGTAGTAATAAATATCCGACAGAAAACTATCATGTTCCTTACCTTCTTAGGAATCATATTCATCTTTTCATTTACCATGTATTTAAGCTGGTGTAATGTTGACGACCCTATGATAGGCAACCTTCAAGGCAGATATTTTATACCTATCATGCCATTGTTTTTCTTTTTGCTCTACAACAATAGAATTAGGATTAATCATGCAATAATCAAAATAGGTTCTATTTTTTTTATATGTGCCTCATTTACTGTTAGCTTTTTTGCTATCCTAAATTTTTACTATCAGTATTAA
- a CDS encoding glycosyltransferase family 2 protein: MKNKNKVLIIIPAYNEADNIVGVINSIWNLVPEYDIVVIDDGSSDNTASLAKATQKAFVISLPYNIGIGGSVQTGFKFAEKHDFQYAIQFDGDGQHLVEEIDKILDPVINRECDCVIGSRFVQNTENYKPDFFRKLGIYILRFFSYLYMGQIITDQTSGFRAYNEKCIGLLAAYYPKDYPEPELIILLGRNRLKINEIHTQMRERQGGVSSIPVWKGPYYIIKVLVAMSMARLRKKEIDHK; this comes from the coding sequence TTGAAGAATAAAAACAAGGTATTGATCATTATCCCAGCTTATAATGAAGCAGACAATATTGTTGGGGTTATCAATTCTATTTGGAATTTGGTTCCCGAATATGATATTGTGGTCATAGATGACGGCTCAAGTGATAATACTGCTTCTTTAGCTAAAGCTACTCAAAAAGCATTCGTAATATCTCTACCTTATAATATAGGAATTGGGGGGAGTGTACAAACAGGGTTTAAATTTGCTGAGAAACATGATTTTCAATATGCCATTCAATTCGATGGAGATGGACAACATCTAGTAGAAGAAATAGATAAAATACTGGATCCTGTAATAAATAGAGAATGCGACTGTGTCATTGGATCACGTTTTGTTCAAAACACCGAGAACTATAAGCCTGATTTTTTTCGAAAATTAGGAATATATATTTTGCGCTTTTTCAGTTATCTATATATGGGCCAAATAATTACCGATCAAACCTCAGGATTTAGAGCTTATAATGAAAAATGTATAGGATTATTAGCCGCCTATTATCCTAAAGATTATCCAGAACCTGAGCTTATTATTTTATTAGGAAGAAACAGATTAAAGATTAATGAAATACATACCCAAATGCGTGAACGACAAGGAGGAGTTTCCTCGATTCCAGTTTGGAAAGGCCCATATTATATCATTAAAGTTCTTGTGGCCATGTCGATGGCACGACTGAGAAAAAAAGAGATTGACCATAAGTAA